A single genomic interval of Rhododendron vialii isolate Sample 1 chromosome 3a, ASM3025357v1 harbors:
- the LOC131320569 gene encoding protein SLE2, which yields MSYEQDKDEVKEELDARAREGETVVPGGTGGKSLEAQERLAEGRSKGGQRRKEQIGTEGYQEMGRKGGLSTSDKSGEERVREEGIPMDESKFKTKS from the exons ATGTCTTACGAGCAGGACAAGGATGAGGTGAAAGAAGAGCTCGATGCCCGGGCTAGGGAAGGCGAGACCGTTGTTCCCGGGGGCACCGGCGGCAAGAGCCTCGAAGCCCAGGAGCGCCTTGCCGAGG GGAGGAGCAAGGGAGGGCAGAGGAGGAAGGAGCAGATAGGGACAGAAGGGTACCAGGAGATGGGACGCAAGGGCGGGCTTAGCACCTCCGACAAGTCCGGCGAGGAGCGGGTCCGGGAGGAAGGGATCCCTATGGACGAGTCCAAGTTCAAGACCAAGAGCTAG